From the Neoarius graeffei isolate fNeoGra1 chromosome 1, fNeoGra1.pri, whole genome shotgun sequence genome, one window contains:
- the gal3st3 gene encoding galactose-3-O-sulfotransferase 3 — protein sequence MMKKKIFLILLAVSTVSVLLHRGGHLSWTMEVFRLTCPSVNSGSTVKHTNVVFLKTHKTASSTVQNILFRFAERNNLTVALPVTPCDHQFCYPRIFSSRFVHPYTMPPNIVTSHLRFSRSELQRIMPNNTIYITILREPGAMYESLFSYFNLYCNSFKRVPNGSLEAFLKNPWAYYRPLEKDSMYARNTLTFDLGGDKDRPAADVVRYAKQFAAEVERTFSLVMIAEYFDESLVLLRHLLSWNLEDVLYIKQNMRMPSSKGNLSEAQLGKIREWNAIDIILYNHFNASLWRQLNELGLACVAREVKLLRHAKEQMVHSCFGGNRPQIRSAAEITNKELRPWQPSSKVAIVGYDLPANVSKKSGMTQDMCLKMIMPELQYTKRLLQLQMIRYSSRYFLNAMHKTTGQQQERFSPNLRHSITLGRSPRTNVWVYHQPPQPRPHN from the exons atgatgaagaagaagatttTCCTGATTCTGTTGGCAGTTAGTACTGTCAGTGTGCTGTTGCATCGGGGGGGTCATCTCAGCTG GACCATGGAAGTATTCCGACTGACCTGCCCATCTGTAAACTCTGGCTCCACTGTCAAACACACCAACGTGGTCTTCCTCAAGACACACAAGACAGCAAGCTCTACTGTACAGAACATATTATTCCGTTTTGCCGAGCGCAACAACCTCACAGTGGCACTGCCAGTCACGCCATGTGACCACCAGTTCTGCTACCCACGTATCTTCAGCAGCCGTTTTGTCCACCCCTACACCATGCCCCCGAACATTGTGACCAGCCACCTACGCTTCAGTCGCTCTGAGTTGCAACGCATTATGCCCAATAATACCATCTACATTACCATCTTGCGTGAACCCGGTGCAATGTATGAGTCCCTGTTCAGCTACTTTAATCTGTATTGCAATTCTTTTAAGCGAGTCCCTAATGGCTCTCTGGAAGCTTTTCTGAAGAATCCCTGGGCTTACTATCGTCCACTGGAGAAAGATTCAATGTATGCCAGGAATACACTGACCTTTGACCTCGGTGGCGATAAGGATCGACCTGCTGCAGACGTGGTGAGGTATGCGAAGCAATTTGCTGCAGAGGTGGAGCGTACCTTCTCACTGGTCATGATTGCAGAATATTTTGATGAATCGCTAGTCCTGCTGCGGCATCTGTTGTCATGGAACCTAGAGGATGTGCTCTACATCAAGCAAAACATGCGCATGCCTTCATCTAAAGGCAATCTTTCTGAAGCACAACTGGGTAAAATCCGGGAATGGAATGCCATCGATATTATACTGTATAACCACTTTAATGCCTCACTTTGGCGCCAGCTGAATGAACTGGGGCTAGCTTGTGTTGCTAGGGAAGTAAAACTGCTACGTCATGCCAAAGAACAGATGGTACACAGCTGCTTTGGCGGCAACAGGCCTCAGATACGCTCAGCTGCGGAGATCACCAACAAAGAACTGCGACCCTGGCAGCCCAGCTCTAAGGTGGCTATTGTTGGGTACGACTTACCTGCCAATGTATCAAAAAAATCTGGCATGACACAGGACATGTGCCTGAAAATGATCATGCCTGAATTGCAATATACAAAGCGACTGCTGCAATTGCAGATGATACGTTACAGCAGCAGATACTTTTTAAATGCAATGCATAAAACCACTGGCCAGCAACAAGAACGATTTAGTCCCAATTTACGTCATTCAATCACACTGGGGAGGAGCCCCAGAACAAATGTATGGGTCTACCACCAGCCTCCTCAACCTCGGCCACACAATTAG